From Phycisphaerae bacterium:
CGCGCGGGCGGTCGCGCAGCGACTCGGGGCCGAAATCGTCAGCATTGACTCGATGAAGGTCTATCGCGGGATGGACATTGGCACGGCCAAGCCATCGACCGAATGGCGCGCGGCGCTCCCGCATCATTTGATCGACGTCGCCGACCCGTGGGAGCCGTTCAGTGCGGCGCGGTTTGTCGAGCTGGCCGATGTGGCAGTCGCGGAGATTCACGGTCGCGGGCGGCCGGTCGTGGCGGTGGGTGGGACGGTGCTGTACTTCAAGTGCTGGTACGAGGGGATGTTCGCGGGGCCGAGCGCGGACCCGGAGCTGCGGGCGCGGATTCGCGCGCGGGCGGAGCGCGAGGGGCTAGATGCTCTGCACGCGGAGCTGACGCGTATTGATCCTGAGGCCGCGGCGAAGATTCATCGTAACGATCTGCGCCGCATCGAGCGGGCGCTGGAGGTGCATCAACTGACCGGCCGGCCGATCAGTCAATTGCAGCAGCAATGGGACGCCGCGACGCCGCGCCGGGCGGAATGGCGCTGGGCGCTCTTCGGCGTCAAGCGCGGCCGGGAGGAGACGAATCACCGGATCAACCTGCGTGTGCGGCGGATGGTGGAGGCCGGGCTGGTGGATGAGGCGCGGCGGATTTGGAGCGATCCGCGGGGCGTCGGGCCGCAGGCGCTGCAGGCGGTGGGCTACGCGGAGCTGTTCG
This genomic window contains:
- the miaA gene encoding tRNA (adenosine(37)-N6)-dimethylallyltransferase MiaA — translated: MAVEKRVITILGCTATGKGALARAVAQRLGAEIVSIDSMKVYRGMDIGTAKPSTEWRAALPHHLIDVADPWEPFSAARFVELADVAVAEIHGRGRPVVAVGGTVLYFKCWYEGMFAGPSADPELRARIRARAEREGLDALHAELTRIDPEAAAKIHRNDLRRIERALEVHQLTGRPISQLQQQWDAATPRRAEWRWALFGVKRGREETNHRINLRVRRMVEAGLVDEARRIWSDPRGVGPQALQAVGYAELFAHFAGRGALDEAIEQIKIHSRRLAKQQRTWLKRMTGVQWLAADGVDDTAELADELMQRLE